The following nucleotide sequence is from Saccharothrix texasensis.
CGCAGCAAGTCGAGCACCCCGTCGTCAGCCGGACCCACCGCCGCGCTCAGCCCTCGTCCGAACGACGGTAGCCGTTCTGCCGCGGGCAGACGTGCCCCTCGGGGTCGAGCGGCTCGGCGCACAGCGGGCACGGCTTGCGGCCCGCGCGCACCACCCGCTCGGCGCGCTCGGCGAACGCCCGCGCCTCCACCGGGCTCAGGAACACCCGCACCGCGTCCGGGCCCTCCTCGGTGTCGTCGAGCACCACCGCCTCGTCGACCTCCTCCTCGGTGATCGCGAGCAGTTCGATGACCACCGCGCTGGACTCGGCGTCCCAGCCCAGCCCCATCGTGCCGACCTTGAACTCCTCCTCGACCGGCACCGCCAAGGGTTCGGTGTCCCGGAGGTCCTCGGGGACGCCGTCGGGCACTTCCGCCCCGAACCGCCGGTGCACCTCCTCCAGCAGCGAGCCGATGCGCTCGGCGAGTACGGCGACCTGTTGCTTCTCCAGCGCCACGCTGACCAGCCGGGCCTCCTCGGAGGCCTGCAGGTAGAACGTGCGCTCGCCAGGCTGCCCGACTGTGCCGGCGACGAACCGGTCGGGCTGGCGGAATACGTGGATGACGCGTGCCATGACAACGACGACCCTAGGCCACGCGAGCAAGATCGGCAGCCCTGCCCCTCCCTTTTCCACGACCGGCGAACACGACTCCCCGCCGCGCGGCGCCGACCGGCCGCCACGCACCCGGCTAAGGTCGCCGCGTGGTGAAGATCGCACCGTACGGAACGTGGACATCGCCCATCGCCGCGGCCGACGCCGCCGCGGCCGGCGGGGGCCTGCACTGGGTCGACCTGCACGACGGTCGCCCCTGGTGGGCCGAGGGGCGACCGGCCGAGGGCGGCCGGGTCGCGCTGGTGCGCGACGGGCAGGACCTGCTGCCGCCGCCGTGGAACGCGCGCAACCGCGTCCACGAGTACGGCGGCCGCCCGTGGGTGGTGCTGGACACCCCCGAGGGGACGCGCGTGGCGTTCACCAACTGGGACGACCAGCGCGTCTACCTGTTCGACCCCGACGACCCGCGGCCCGTCCCGCTCAGCCCGGAGCCCCCGCGCCGCCACGGCTACCGCTACGCCGACCTCACCGCCGGGCCCGGCCACGCCGAGGTGTGGTGCGTGCGGGAGACCGTGACCGGCGACGCCCGCACCGACGTCCGCCGGGAGCTGGTCGCGCTGCCGCTGGACGGCGCCGAGCCCAGGGTGCTCGCCGCCAGCCACCACTTCATGACCGGCCCCCGGCTCTCGCCCGACGGCCGCCACTACGCCTGGATCGGCTGGGACCACCCCCGCATGCCGTGGGACGGCACCGAGCTGTGCGTCGCCGAGGTCGGCTCCGCCGGGCACCGCGTCCTGGCCGGCGGCGACACCGAAGCCGTGTGCCAGGTCGAGTGGGAGACGCCCGCGGCCGGCGGGCCGCCCGCGCTGCTGGCGCTGACCGACCCCGACGGCTGGTGGAACCTGTTCCGCATCGGCCTGGACGGGACCCGCAAGAACCTCGCGCCGTGCGCCGCCGAACTGGGCGGACCCATGTGGCGGCTGGGCAACCGCTGGTTCGCCGCCATCGGCCCCGGCCGCTACGCCGTGCTGCGCTCCGGGGCGCTGGCCGTGCTCGACGAGCGCAGCGGCACCGTCACCGACGTCGACGTGGACCTGCCCGTCTGGCACGCGCACCTCGCCGTGCACGACGGCGTGGTCGTCAGCGGCGCCGCCGGACCGCTCGCCGAGTCCGCCGTGGTGTCGCTGGACCTGTCCACCGGCGTCCTCACCGAGCACACCTCCGGCGACTCGGCGCTGCCCGTCGACTACCTGCCGGTGCCCGAGGAACGCGTGTTCCGCGGCCCGGACGGCGACGTCCCCGCCTACGTCTACCCGCCGCGCAACCCCGACTTCGCCGCGCCCGACGGCGAGGAACCGCCCTACGTCGTGCACGTCCACGGCGGCCCCACGGGCCGTTCCGCGCCCGTGCTCGACGCCGAGCTGGCCTACCTGACCAGCCGCGGCATCGGCGTGGTCGCGGTCAACTACGGCGGCTCCACCGGCTACGGCCGGGCGTTCCGGGAACGGCTGCGCGAGCAGTGGGGCGTGGTCGACGTGCAGGACTGCGCCGCCGTCGCCCAGGCCCTGGCCGACGAGGGCGCCGCCGACGGCGACCGGCTCGCCATCCGCGGCGGCAGCGCCGGCGGCTGGACCTCGGCCGCGTCGCTGACCTCGGTGCGGACCTACCGGTGCGGCATGGTCGCGTTCCCCATCCTCGACCTGGCCGGGTGGACCGGCGCGGGCGGCGAGACCCACGACTTCGAGTCCCGCTACGTCGAGGGCCTGGTCGGGCCGTGGCCCGCGACGGCCGACCGGTACGCCGAGCGGTCACCGGCCAACCACGTCGACCGGCTGGCCGGGCCCGTGCTGCTGCTGCAAGGCCTGGAGGACGAGATCTGCCCGCCCGAACAGGCCGACCGGTTCGCCGCCGCCCTGGACGGCACCGGCATCCCGCACGCCTACCTCACCTTCGAGGGCGAGCAGCACGGGTTCCGCAAGGCCGAGACCATCGTCGCCGCGCTGGAGGCCGAGCTGTCGTTCTACGGGCAGGTGTTCGGGTTCACCCCCGAGGGGATCGCGGTGCTGGAGCTGCGCCGGTGACGCCCGGGGCGGCCGTCGCCTCCGGGCCCCCGCTGCTGCGGCCCGGTGACCGGGTCGTCGTGGTCAGCCCGGCCGGACCGTGCCCGGCCGAACTCCTCGAGGCCGGCGCCGCGTGGCTGCGCAAGTGGGACCTGGACGTGCGGATCGACCCCCACGCGCTCGACGTCCACCCCACGCTGGGCTACCTCGCCGGCCACGACGCCGACCGCGCCCGGTCGTTCGAACGGGCCTGGCTGGACCCGGCCGTGGCCGGGGTGCTGTGCGCGCGGGGCGGCTACGGCAGCCTGCGCATGGTCGACCTGGTCGACTGGACCGCCGTCGCGGCCGCCGCCGGTGATCCAGCCGATGGTGGTCCGGCCGATGCTGCTGCCGGCGGTGGTGTCGGCGGTGGTGCGCGTCGCAAGGTGTTCCTCGGCTCCAGCGACACCACCGTGCTGCACGAGCGGTTCTGGGCGCACGGCGTGCCCACCTGGTTCGGGCCGATGATCGGCACCCGGGCGTTCGTCGAGGACACCGACGCCCGTGAACGGCTCCGCGCCGCCCTGTTCACCGGCGTGACGTCCTACCGAGGGGCCGGCATGGCGCCCGGCGTCGCCCGGGGGGTCGCCGTCGGCGGCAACCTCAGCCTGCTCGACGCCCCGCCACCGCCCGGCGCGATCGTGCTGCTCGAAGACGTCAACGAAGAGCCCTACCGCCTCGACCGGATGCTCACCGACCTGCTGCGGTCCGGGTGGTTCGACCAGGTCTCCGGCCTCGTCCTCGGCTCGTGGACGGGGTGCGGCGACCCGACCGCCGTGCTCGCCGACCGGCTGGGCGGGCTCGGCGTGCCGATCGTCGCCGACGCCCGGTTCGGGCACTGCGAAGGTCAGCTCACCGTGCCCCTCGGCGTGCCGGTCGAGATCGACGGCGGGTCCGGGGTGGTC
It contains:
- a CDS encoding DUF3090 domain-containing protein, translated to MARVIHVFRQPDRFVAGTVGQPGERTFYLQASEEARLVSVALEKQQVAVLAERIGSLLEEVHRRFGAEVPDGVPEDLRDTEPLAVPVEEEFKVGTMGLGWDAESSAVVIELLAITEEEVDEAVVLDDTEEGPDAVRVFLSPVEARAFAERAERVVRAGRKPCPLCAEPLDPEGHVCPRQNGYRRSDEG
- a CDS encoding prolyl oligopeptidase family serine peptidase; translation: MVKIAPYGTWTSPIAAADAAAAGGGLHWVDLHDGRPWWAEGRPAEGGRVALVRDGQDLLPPPWNARNRVHEYGGRPWVVLDTPEGTRVAFTNWDDQRVYLFDPDDPRPVPLSPEPPRRHGYRYADLTAGPGHAEVWCVRETVTGDARTDVRRELVALPLDGAEPRVLAASHHFMTGPRLSPDGRHYAWIGWDHPRMPWDGTELCVAEVGSAGHRVLAGGDTEAVCQVEWETPAAGGPPALLALTDPDGWWNLFRIGLDGTRKNLAPCAAELGGPMWRLGNRWFAAIGPGRYAVLRSGALAVLDERSGTVTDVDVDLPVWHAHLAVHDGVVVSGAAGPLAESAVVSLDLSTGVLTEHTSGDSALPVDYLPVPEERVFRGPDGDVPAYVYPPRNPDFAAPDGEEPPYVVHVHGGPTGRSAPVLDAELAYLTSRGIGVVAVNYGGSTGYGRAFRERLREQWGVVDVQDCAAVAQALADEGAADGDRLAIRGGSAGGWTSAASLTSVRTYRCGMVAFPILDLAGWTGAGGETHDFESRYVEGLVGPWPATADRYAERSPANHVDRLAGPVLLLQGLEDEICPPEQADRFAAALDGTGIPHAYLTFEGEQHGFRKAETIVAALEAELSFYGQVFGFTPEGIAVLELRR
- a CDS encoding S66 peptidase family protein, which gives rise to MTPGAAVASGPPLLRPGDRVVVVSPAGPCPAELLEAGAAWLRKWDLDVRIDPHALDVHPTLGYLAGHDADRARSFERAWLDPAVAGVLCARGGYGSLRMVDLVDWTAVAAAAGDPADGGPADAAAGGGVGGGARRKVFLGSSDTTVLHERFWAHGVPTWFGPMIGTRAFVEDTDARERLRAALFTGVTSYRGAGMAPGVARGVAVGGNLSLLDAPPPPGAIVLLEDVNEEPYRLDRMLTDLLRSGWFDQVSGLVLGSWTGCGDPTAVLADRLGGLGVPIVADARFGHCEGQLTVPLGVPVEIDGGSGVVTVVA